In the genome of Bubalus kerabau isolate K-KA32 ecotype Philippines breed swamp buffalo chromosome 8, PCC_UOA_SB_1v2, whole genome shotgun sequence, one region contains:
- the LOC129659240 gene encoding 60S ribosomal protein L39 — MSSHKTFRIKRFLAKKQKQNRPIPQWIRMKTGNKIRYNSKRRHWRRTKLGL, encoded by the coding sequence ATGTCTTCTCACAAGACTTTCAGGATCAAGCGATTCCTGGccaagaaacaaaagcagaatcGTCCCATTCCTCAATGGATTCGGATGAAAACTGGCAATAAAATCAGGTACAACTCCAAGAGAAGACATTGGAGAAGAACCAAGCTGGGTCTATAA